In a genomic window of Neoarius graeffei isolate fNeoGra1 chromosome 13, fNeoGra1.pri, whole genome shotgun sequence:
- the si:dkey-109j17.5 gene encoding uncharacterized protein si:dkey-109j17.5 isoform X2 — translation MASNSRVSILDYFNIVFEGENGKIESNCKACGTRIQAKRTVTSNFVTHLKRKHQAMYNEFLRKKDVKREAYSSAAVQSYTPISGASRIASHSAAGTTKFDRSDPRQSLISETIAKMIIRDLQPVQIVENEGFCELLKLLEPRYVPEPSHYIQQQLLPAYSYQVQLATKLALSGVESCSITLDLCRSNAVSVNNCSGYLGVTCHFITPDWQIKSTLLSCIPLQNVKDTQRMLTEFDEICHVHDISGKVFRIVVDPSPCESRSTFRLPGFYLHDNGVVEDEEEDCSDEEIRAGEGKDTVGGEEEQNSLNQCLGQCRIDCFAHSLGRCIREGICSSSQLSITLTKVACFYNYVVATVSPEKLSKVFGPGRVGNGQRPSALDGHWNTQLKTMRQMLESLDFLEDIVDRNDLALNSVEKATLQELVEILEPFEEATDMVQGDKHVSISLALPSVLGLRKHLAEVVTHQCAGLVTGLTYALDQKLSGILEDPLFVTATTLDPQFKLSWSSDRDWHKQVLLEEMGKHTQAVSPPEPNSDAQPSPSKRSRLFSFIKERPSTQAKSMEQELAAYLHEEPTDEDPLQYWKRKSIDFPLLSLVAKKVFTVPATRTAVERIFCFVGKTVRPKHCRLLPKNLDTLIYLKANYSILWS, via the exons ATGGCGTCAAATTCTCGAGTGTCTATTCTGGATTACTTCAATATTGTCTTCGAGGGCGAAAATGGCAAAATTGAATCTAACTGCAAAGCTTGTGGCACAAGAATACAGGCAAAGCGAACAGTTACCTCTAACTTCGTTACACATTTAAAG CGTAAACATCAAGCAATGTACAATGAGTTTTTGAGGAAAAAAGATGTCAAAAGAGAGGCCTATTCTTCTGCGGCGGTGCAGTCTTACACACCCATAAGCGGGGCCAGTCGAATAGCTTCTCACAGTGCAGCAGGAACAACCAAATTTGACCGGAGTGATCCACGACAGTCCCTCATTTCTGAAACAATTGCCAAAATGATCATCCGTGACCTGCAACCTGTGCAAATTGTAGAGAATGAGGGCTTCTGTGAGCTACTTAAGCTCCTTGAGCCTCGTTATGTCCCAGAGCCAAGCCATTACATACAACAGCAGCTTCTCCCGGCTTACAGCTACCAAGTACAGCTAGCGACCAAGCTGGCGCTCTCAGGAGTTGAGTCCTGCAGTATCACCTTGGACCTGTGTAGGAGCAATGCTGTGTCTGTCAACAACTGTTCTGGCTACCTGGGAGTGACATGCCATTTCATAACCCCAGACTGGCAGATCAAATCCACGCTGTTATCATGTATTCCTCTCCAAAATGTTAAGGACACTCAGCGCATGCTCACGGAGTTTGATGAGATTTGTCATGTTCATGATATCTCCGGTAAGGTGTTTCGCATTGTTGTTGATCCCTCCCCTTGTGAAAGCCGATCTACCTTCCGCCTGCCTGGTTTTTATCTCCATGATAATGGTGTTGTGGAAGACGAGGAGGAAGATTGTAGCGATGAAGAAATTCGTGCAGGCGAAGGTAAGGATACTGTTGGTGGAGAAGAAGAGCAGAATTCTTTAAATCAGTGCCTGGGTCAGTGTAGGATAGACTGCTTTGCCCATTCATTGGGTCGGTGCATACGAGAAGGGATCTGTTCTTCCTCTCAGCTATCCATAACCCTCACTAAAGTGGCTTGCTTTTACAACTATGTTGTTGCTACAGTGAGTCCTGAAAAACTTAGTAAAGTGTTTGGTCCTGGCAGAGTAGGAAATGGACAGCGTCCATCAGCTTTGGACGGGCACTGGAACACCCAACTAAAGACAATGCGACAAATGCTTGAATCCTTGGATTTTTTGGAGGACATTGTGGACAGAAATGACTTGGCTCTCAACAGTGTTGAAAAAGCAACACTGCAAGAACTGGTTGAGATCTTGGAACCTTTTGAGGAAGCTACAGATATGGTCCAGGGAGACAAACATGTGTCTATCAGTCTTGCTCTCCCCAGCGTCCTGGGCCTACGTAAGCATCTGGCAGAAGTTGTGACACatcagtgtgcaggactggtAACAGGATTGACTTATGCACTGGACCAGAAATTATCTGGCATCCTGGAAGATCCTCTATTTGTGACAGCCACTACCCTGGACCCTCAGTTCAAGCTTTCTTGGAGCAGTGACCGGGACTGGCACAAGCAGGTTCTCCTGGAAGAGATGGGAAAGCACACCCAGGCTGTGAGTCCACCAGAGCCCAATTCAGATGCTCAGCCATCCCCATCTAAACGCAGCAGACTATTCTCTTTCATCAAAGAAAGGCCATCCACACAGGCCAAGAGTATGGAACAGGAGCTGGCTGCATACCTGCATGAGGAGCCCACAGATGAAGATCCCCTGCAGTACTGGAAGCGCAAGTCTATTGATTTTCCTTTACTTTCACTAGTGGCCAAGAAAGTGTTTACAGTGCCAGCTACAAGAACAGCAGTGGAAAGGATATTCTGCTTTGTGGGCAAAACCGTAAGACCCAAACACTGCCGACTCCTTCCAAAAAACCTAGATACACTGATTTATTTGAAGGCCAACTACAGCATATTGTGGTCTTAA
- the si:dkey-109j17.5 gene encoding uncharacterized protein si:dkey-109j17.5 isoform X1, whose protein sequence is MASNSRVSILDYFNIVFEGENGKIESNCKACGTRIQAKRTVTSNFVTHLKMVFISVLFSPTLLSTSSLLIISVQLIFSIRLQNHISQLSSLFLSVFIVQVSEPYRSTLQTRLLTSFFFNLLFNPFVSSILCLLKASFAMRKHQAMYNEFLRKKDVKREAYSSAAVQSYTPISGASRIASHSAAGTTKFDRSDPRQSLISETIAKMIIRDLQPVQIVENEGFCELLKLLEPRYVPEPSHYIQQQLLPAYSYQVQLATKLALSGVESCSITLDLCRSNAVSVNNCSGYLGVTCHFITPDWQIKSTLLSCIPLQNVKDTQRMLTEFDEICHVHDISGKVFRIVVDPSPCESRSTFRLPGFYLHDNGVVEDEEEDCSDEEIRAGEGKDTVGGEEEQNSLNQCLGQCRIDCFAHSLGRCIREGICSSSQLSITLTKVACFYNYVVATVSPEKLSKVFGPGRVGNGQRPSALDGHWNTQLKTMRQMLESLDFLEDIVDRNDLALNSVEKATLQELVEILEPFEEATDMVQGDKHVSISLALPSVLGLRKHLAEVVTHQCAGLVTGLTYALDQKLSGILEDPLFVTATTLDPQFKLSWSSDRDWHKQVLLEEMGKHTQAVSPPEPNSDAQPSPSKRSRLFSFIKERPSTQAKSMEQELAAYLHEEPTDEDPLQYWKRKSIDFPLLSLVAKKVFTVPATRTAVERIFCFVGKTVRPKHCRLLPKNLDTLIYLKANYSILWS, encoded by the exons ATGGCGTCAAATTCTCGAGTGTCTATTCTGGATTACTTCAATATTGTCTTCGAGGGCGAAAATGGCAAAATTGAATCTAACTGCAAAGCTTGTGGCACAAGAATACAGGCAAAGCGAACAGTTACCTCTAACTTCGTTACACATTTAAAG ATGGTATTCATTAGCGTCCTCTTCTCTCCAACTCTTCTAAGCACCTCTTCATTACTGATCATCTCTGTCCAACTGATCTTCTCCATACGTCTCCAAAACCACATCTCACAACTTTCCAGTCTCTTCCTGTCAGTCTTCATTGTCCAAGTTTCTGAGCCATACAGGAGCACACTCCAAACCAGACTCTTGACTAGTTTCTTCTTCAATCTCCTGTTCAATCCTTTTGTGAGCAGCATTTTGTGTTTGTTGAAAGCATCTTTTGCCATG CGTAAACATCAAGCAATGTACAATGAGTTTTTGAGGAAAAAAGATGTCAAAAGAGAGGCCTATTCTTCTGCGGCGGTGCAGTCTTACACACCCATAAGCGGGGCCAGTCGAATAGCTTCTCACAGTGCAGCAGGAACAACCAAATTTGACCGGAGTGATCCACGACAGTCCCTCATTTCTGAAACAATTGCCAAAATGATCATCCGTGACCTGCAACCTGTGCAAATTGTAGAGAATGAGGGCTTCTGTGAGCTACTTAAGCTCCTTGAGCCTCGTTATGTCCCAGAGCCAAGCCATTACATACAACAGCAGCTTCTCCCGGCTTACAGCTACCAAGTACAGCTAGCGACCAAGCTGGCGCTCTCAGGAGTTGAGTCCTGCAGTATCACCTTGGACCTGTGTAGGAGCAATGCTGTGTCTGTCAACAACTGTTCTGGCTACCTGGGAGTGACATGCCATTTCATAACCCCAGACTGGCAGATCAAATCCACGCTGTTATCATGTATTCCTCTCCAAAATGTTAAGGACACTCAGCGCATGCTCACGGAGTTTGATGAGATTTGTCATGTTCATGATATCTCCGGTAAGGTGTTTCGCATTGTTGTTGATCCCTCCCCTTGTGAAAGCCGATCTACCTTCCGCCTGCCTGGTTTTTATCTCCATGATAATGGTGTTGTGGAAGACGAGGAGGAAGATTGTAGCGATGAAGAAATTCGTGCAGGCGAAGGTAAGGATACTGTTGGTGGAGAAGAAGAGCAGAATTCTTTAAATCAGTGCCTGGGTCAGTGTAGGATAGACTGCTTTGCCCATTCATTGGGTCGGTGCATACGAGAAGGGATCTGTTCTTCCTCTCAGCTATCCATAACCCTCACTAAAGTGGCTTGCTTTTACAACTATGTTGTTGCTACAGTGAGTCCTGAAAAACTTAGTAAAGTGTTTGGTCCTGGCAGAGTAGGAAATGGACAGCGTCCATCAGCTTTGGACGGGCACTGGAACACCCAACTAAAGACAATGCGACAAATGCTTGAATCCTTGGATTTTTTGGAGGACATTGTGGACAGAAATGACTTGGCTCTCAACAGTGTTGAAAAAGCAACACTGCAAGAACTGGTTGAGATCTTGGAACCTTTTGAGGAAGCTACAGATATGGTCCAGGGAGACAAACATGTGTCTATCAGTCTTGCTCTCCCCAGCGTCCTGGGCCTACGTAAGCATCTGGCAGAAGTTGTGACACatcagtgtgcaggactggtAACAGGATTGACTTATGCACTGGACCAGAAATTATCTGGCATCCTGGAAGATCCTCTATTTGTGACAGCCACTACCCTGGACCCTCAGTTCAAGCTTTCTTGGAGCAGTGACCGGGACTGGCACAAGCAGGTTCTCCTGGAAGAGATGGGAAAGCACACCCAGGCTGTGAGTCCACCAGAGCCCAATTCAGATGCTCAGCCATCCCCATCTAAACGCAGCAGACTATTCTCTTTCATCAAAGAAAGGCCATCCACACAGGCCAAGAGTATGGAACAGGAGCTGGCTGCATACCTGCATGAGGAGCCCACAGATGAAGATCCCCTGCAGTACTGGAAGCGCAAGTCTATTGATTTTCCTTTACTTTCACTAGTGGCCAAGAAAGTGTTTACAGTGCCAGCTACAAGAACAGCAGTGGAAAGGATATTCTGCTTTGTGGGCAAAACCGTAAGACCCAAACACTGCCGACTCCTTCCAAAAAACCTAGATACACTGATTTATTTGAAGGCCAACTACAGCATATTGTGGTCTTAA